One Pleurocapsa sp. PCC 7327 DNA segment encodes these proteins:
- a CDS encoding HD family phosphohydrolase produces the protein MKTFRSLTKQFEEWRRKDRESHSFSASEKAPVPITARAGAILEEQTVSNQPSASKHKRKAQPLVIVVAIASLTSIFGYRFYNQPQLGVGTVAPETIQAPKDGRFEDAKTTEQRRKEIKTGVTPILKRDLQASSQVEQNLVAILDRIEQLRQDVGAFPFVEVSVLSLNSQKALRSMPEPNWQAILAAAKSSASFEGSDPVMKAAIASLKTYRQKVPQPEFETSIAKISIARQRYAKATSVAVKHAHIELDSGAIAAFLDLSDRTWQNTKLELSQVSRRILTQGIPRGLPPNVLEETVKMHSSLSLTQQIQPAANQLLLMVLQPNLTVDREETQLRAEQAALAVEPVIVEVRKGDTIVEEGDVIAQEDFVVLDGFGLSRRGVSWMGLGISAILVAGATGIFCLVVKRVRRPIRRRDAFLLCLLTLSAPVMAALHPRYMSLPAIGLLVSSFYSPTLAATQVVLTGGLTTFAVGAVGWEHLLAGTASGLLAAYFAGRLRSRDELSLLGVGVGLTQGGTYFVVNLILTSSAGTLWSALLPGAIVYGLLGLAWSVVALGISPYLERLFDLVTPIRLVELSNPNCSLLKRLATEAPGTFQHTLFVASLAEAAARELHCNVELVRAGTLYHDIGKMHDPMGFIENQMGGPNKHDTINNPWVSADIIKKHVTEGLVMARKYGLPKAIRDFIPEHQGTLLISYFYFQAKQRAEREGKPPISELDFRYDGPIPQSRETGIVMLADACEAALRSLKEATPEIALTTIHKIFKARWRDSQLVDSGIRYEELPIIAEIFVRVWQQVNHQRIAYPKAVLDSHNPGKLH, from the coding sequence ATGAAGACCTTTCGTTCATTGACCAAGCAATTTGAAGAATGGCGACGAAAAGATCGAGAGTCTCACTCCTTCTCCGCATCAGAGAAGGCACCTGTGCCAATAACGGCAAGAGCAGGAGCGATTTTAGAAGAGCAGACCGTCTCAAACCAACCCTCTGCATCAAAGCACAAGCGCAAAGCTCAACCGCTAGTAATCGTAGTGGCGATCGCTTCTTTGACCAGTATTTTTGGCTATCGCTTTTACAATCAACCTCAACTAGGTGTCGGTACGGTTGCTCCCGAAACGATTCAAGCGCCCAAAGACGGTCGTTTTGAAGATGCTAAAACCACAGAACAGAGGCGCAAAGAGATTAAAACGGGAGTAACTCCTATTCTGAAACGGGATTTACAAGCCAGTTCTCAAGTCGAACAGAATTTAGTTGCCATTCTCGATCGCATCGAACAATTGAGACAGGATGTAGGCGCTTTTCCATTCGTAGAGGTAAGCGTTCTCTCCCTAAACAGCCAAAAAGCTTTACGTTCGATGCCCGAACCTAACTGGCAAGCCATTCTTGCCGCAGCCAAGTCCAGCGCGTCGTTTGAGGGTTCAGACCCCGTCATGAAGGCGGCGATCGCCTCTTTAAAAACCTATCGCCAAAAAGTTCCTCAACCGGAATTTGAAACCTCGATCGCCAAAATTTCCATTGCTCGTCAACGATATGCCAAAGCCACGAGTGTAGCAGTCAAACATGCTCATATCGAATTAGACTCAGGCGCGATCGCCGCCTTTCTAGATTTGAGCGATCGCACTTGGCAGAATACCAAGCTCGAACTCTCTCAAGTATCGAGAAGAATTCTCACTCAAGGAATTCCCAGAGGGCTGCCGCCTAACGTACTAGAAGAAACCGTTAAGATGCATTCGAGTCTCTCGCTGACGCAACAAATCCAGCCCGCCGCCAATCAATTGCTGTTGATGGTGTTGCAACCTAATTTGACAGTCGATCGCGAAGAAACGCAACTGAGGGCAGAACAAGCGGCACTCGCCGTAGAACCCGTCATTGTAGAAGTTAGAAAGGGAGACACAATCGTTGAGGAAGGCGATGTTATCGCCCAAGAAGATTTTGTCGTTCTCGATGGTTTTGGGTTAAGCCGTCGCGGAGTTAGCTGGATGGGTTTAGGCATCTCTGCTATTCTCGTCGCTGGTGCGACAGGTATATTTTGCCTGGTCGTCAAGCGAGTCCGCCGCCCAATCCGCCGTCGCGATGCATTTTTGCTGTGTTTGTTGACTCTGAGCGCTCCCGTCATGGCTGCCCTTCATCCTCGATACATGAGTCTGCCTGCGATCGGGCTATTGGTCAGCAGTTTTTATAGCCCAACCCTAGCAGCGACACAGGTCGTTCTGACAGGCGGACTGACGACTTTCGCAGTCGGGGCTGTCGGTTGGGAGCATTTGCTGGCAGGCACGGCAAGTGGGCTGCTTGCTGCTTACTTCGCCGGACGACTTCGTTCTAGGGATGAATTATCGCTACTAGGAGTAGGAGTGGGCTTAACCCAAGGAGGAACCTACTTCGTTGTCAACTTGATTCTGACTTCGTCAGCGGGAACGCTTTGGTCTGCTCTTTTGCCAGGCGCGATCGTTTACGGGTTGTTGGGTTTAGCTTGGAGCGTAGTTGCCTTGGGAATCTCGCCCTACCTAGAACGATTGTTTGATTTGGTAACGCCGATTCGGTTGGTAGAATTGTCCAATCCTAACTGCAGTCTCTTGAAGCGACTGGCAACAGAAGCGCCCGGTACGTTTCAACATACGCTCTTTGTTGCCTCTCTTGCCGAAGCAGCTGCCAGGGAATTGCACTGTAATGTAGAACTGGTCAGAGCAGGAACCCTGTATCACGACATCGGCAAAATGCACGATCCCATGGGATTCATCGAAAATCAGATGGGCGGTCCTAACAAGCACGACACAATTAATAATCCTTGGGTTAGTGCGGATATTATCAAAAAGCACGTGACTGAGGGCTTGGTAATGGCTCGCAAATACGGATTACCAAAGGCGATTCGGGACTTTATTCCCGAACATCAAGGAACGCTACTCATTTCTTATTTCTATTTTCAAGCTAAACAAAGAGCCGAACGGGAAGGCAAGCCCCCCATATCGGAGTTAGATTTTCGCTATGATGGTCCGATTCCTCAATCGCGAGAAACGGGGATTGTTATGCTGGCAGATGCCTGCGAAGCTGCGTTGCGATCGCTCAAAGAGGCTACGCCAGAAATCGCCCTAACAACCATTCACAAGATTTTTAAAGCCCGCTGGCGGGATAGTCAACTCGTCGATAGCGGTATCAGATACGAAGAGCTACCGATTATTGCAGAAATTTTTGTCAGGGTTTGGCAACAAGTCAATCACCAGCGTATTGCTTATCCTAAAGCGGTTCTAGATTCTCACAATCCTGGAAAACTACACTAA
- a CDS encoding ADP-ribosylglycohydrolase family protein translates to MSRFQGGLLGGFLGEILIGSSSKREGMIVSEIGIDSIEPWLASGTLSAEDWEQIGARLSTTLEGKTPTNGGELAVAALPILFFFHDDLGLLKEQLQHLVNIWQLSAQTLEDVLIWAYAIALALREKLDPDRLLSQILARYRLAQTPLMDQLEQVRTWLEQGTSLRQAIAQISKGGKPNPIVLALYCFARTPEDFRLCLMQAIRTGKQASLVAALTGALAGAHNSFSGIPIDWRVAVGKHPTGQKLTREVTCLFAAWSGAYRLEGLDTLESAAVTSPLVMQPRSSLKIISQGEYSFLDPLFNVDSKVIKK, encoded by the coding sequence TTGAGTCGGTTTCAAGGCGGTTTGCTCGGCGGTTTCCTGGGAGAGATTTTAATTGGCAGTTCTTCAAAACGAGAAGGAATGATCGTATCGGAGATAGGGATCGACTCGATCGAACCTTGGCTCGCTTCTGGTACGTTGTCTGCCGAAGACTGGGAGCAAATTGGCGCTCGCCTGTCTACTACTTTAGAGGGCAAAACTCCTACCAACGGCGGCGAATTGGCTGTAGCGGCGCTACCCATACTGTTCTTTTTTCATGACGACTTGGGGTTGCTCAAAGAGCAGCTACAACATTTGGTAAACATTTGGCAATTGTCTGCACAGACCTTAGAAGATGTTTTAATATGGGCGTATGCGATCGCGCTGGCACTCAGAGAAAAACTCGATCCCGATCGATTGCTTTCTCAAATCTTGGCTCGCTATCGATTGGCTCAGACTCCCCTCATGGACCAGCTAGAGCAAGTTCGGACTTGGCTAGAGCAAGGAACTTCCCTACGGCAAGCGATCGCCCAAATCTCTAAGGGCGGCAAACCGAATCCGATAGTGCTAGCACTCTACTGTTTTGCTCGCACTCCAGAAGATTTTCGACTTTGCTTGATGCAAGCCATTCGGACGGGCAAACAAGCTTCTCTCGTTGCTGCTCTAACTGGTGCTTTGGCAGGAGCGCACAACAGTTTTAGCGGAATTCCTATCGATTGGCGTGTAGCGGTTGGCAAACACCCAACGGGTCAAAAACTTACTAGAGAGGTGACTTGTCTGTTTGCTGCTTGGTCGGGCGCTTATAGACTAGAAGGCTTGGATACTCTTGAATCTGCTGCTGTCACTTCGCCTCTGGTAATGCAACCCCGCTCTTCTCTCAAGATTATTTCTCAAGGAGAATATTCATTTTTAGATCCTCTGTTTAATGTAGACAGTAAAGTAATAAAAAAGTAA